One segment of Primulina tabacum isolate GXHZ01 chromosome 6, ASM2559414v2, whole genome shotgun sequence DNA contains the following:
- the LOC142548724 gene encoding metacaspase-1-like: MLMLVDCSNCRTPLQLPPGAATIRCAVCKSITRVGDPRTNPPAPPSYRPTHSSVNGSYNGHYAPRPGPSSTAHLQKKAVIVGISYRYSRHELKGTINDAKCMKYLLINRFKFPESSILMLTEEEIDPYKIPTKHNIRMAMFWLVQGCQPGDSLVFHYSGHGSQMRNYTGDEVDGFDETLCPLDFETYGMIVDDEINATIVRPLPCGVKLHAIIDSCHSGTMLDLPYLCRMDRTGRYVWEDHRPRTGTWKGTSGGEVISFSGCDDDQISADTSALSKVTSTGAMTFSFIQAVERGQVSNPTYGSILNAMRSTIRNADDEIGGGVVTTLLTMLLTGGSAGIGKRQEPQLSASEPFDVYAKPFSL; this comes from the exons ATGTTGATGTTAGTAGATTGTTCCAACTGCCGGACGCCACTCCAGCTTCCGCCAGGCGCCGCCACCATCCGCTGTGCCGTGTGCAAGTCCATCACCCGTGTCGGCGATCCTCGTACCAATCCACCAGCTCCGCCTTCTTATCGTCCCACGCACTCCTCTGTCAACGGATCATACAATGGCCACTACGCGCCGCGGCCTGGTCCTTCTTCCACCGCCCACCTTCAGAAGAAGGCGGTGATCGTGGGGATCTCGTATAGATACTCGAGACACGAGTTGAAGGGAACCATTAATGATGCTAAATGCATGAAATACTTGCTGATTAACAGGTTCAAGTTCCCAGAATCCTCCATTCTCATGCTCACTG AAGAGGAAATTGATCCATACAAAATCCCAACAAAACACAACATTAGGATGGCTATGTTTTGGCTCGTGCAAGGTTGCCAGCCTGGGGACTCCCTGGTGTTTCATTACTCTGGCCATGGTTCACAAATGAGGAACTACACAGGAGATGAGGTCGATGGATTCGATGAAACACTCTGTCCTTTGGATTTCGAGACATATGGAATGATTGTTGATGATGAGATCAATGCAACTATTGTTAGGCCACTTCCTTGTGGCGTTAAGCTTCACGCAATCATAGACTCGTGTCACAGTGGCACAATGCTAGATTTACCGTATCTTTGTAGAATGGACAG AACTGGGCGTTATGTATGGGAAGACCATCGTCCTCGTACAGGTACTTGGAAAGGCACTAGTGGAGGAGAAGTCATATCCTTTAGTGGTTGTGATGATGATCAAATCTCAGCAGATACATCT GCTCTATCCAAGGTGACTTCAACAGGTGCAATGACATTTTCATTTATCCAAGCAGTTGAACGAGGCCAAGTAAGTAATCCTACATACGGAAGTATTTTAAATGCAATGAGGTCTACCATTCGAAATGCGGATGATGAAATAGGAGGGGGTGTGGTTACAACACTTCTTACAATGCTTTTGACTGGGGGAAGTGCTGGCATTGGAAAAAGACAG GAGCCACAGCTTAGTGCTAGTGAACCATTCGATGTTTATGCTAAGCCATTTTCTCTATAA